The following DNA comes from Carassius carassius chromosome 41, fCarCar2.1, whole genome shotgun sequence.
CATAGCCACTGAAAAGAGATGGCATCTAGTAAACCATTTTCTCTCAAcatatttatttagctattttacTTGAACTGCTCTCCTCAGCAATGTTGCAtgcatttatggcattatttttttcaaaagcataattatagtaattaacatacacagtttaattgtgcattatgtcTTTATGGCTAAGTTTATATTACTAATGCCTGGtataattttcatctaaaatactgCAGGATGTTCAGTGATAATTCACAACAGTGATGTTCAAATTAGTCTCTAATAAGCTCCTGGACCGTCCCTGTTCTTGAGTTCACTAGTTTGTCTGATCAGTAGCTTGTCATTGTCTCAGACTGGGCAAAAATGTAATGTTACCAGTTCTGTTTCTCTGAACTGGAAAGAAACAAGGAAGAGACATAAATAACTCAAATGCAGTTCATTGGAATTCATTGTAGAGATGCCCAATTTAACATACGCAGTCTGCCTTCTGTTTGTCAATGAATATATTGATCGtgaagttccctttcaagggaactttgaactgcatcctctaggggtcgctatggggggaACACCCCGTCgttacccatgtctgaagcatacatttcaaaaacaccaacaagttggcaGGCGACAGCCCAGGACGTCACTATCGGTGCGACTATAAATAGACACCGGGAGAACACATcatcctcttcttcgtcttcattgactgttttgttacaGCATATTGGAGTGCATGTTTCTCGCAATAGGGTTTGCTCTGATATTTGCAGTTCACACGCCTCACatactgtggtgtgtgtgtgtgtggtgaagagCAAGTACAAGcgttcagctctcgagggagttggacGCACTATGCTGCACTCATTGTGATGCATTCGTGAGACTCAGAGGGGATGTCAGTATTTCACTATTTACCAGAGTTTGTAGCAACATTTGCATGAGTGCATTCGCCTCTCGCTGGAATAGCAATGCATATGTGGCAGCAGTTTTTGCTCGCGCTTGATATCTGTGATAATCTAGCAAGTGGACAGAGCGTGTTTAGCTCCCGCAGGAGCTGAATACATGCTGTGCATTGTGTCACTGTGAGAACATGTAAAGGATGTGCCGCACAGCTGGCGTCAGcctcgagtaccagcaagcaccGGCAGGGGTGCCTCGGCTATGGCATTGAGACACAGCATCACATTCACTaagaggaaccatggttacatgcgtaacctagagatgttcctcttcaggaccTCAAGCTGCGTTGAGAAACACTATGACAGactaccaaatccctgcctagtgtgtatccgaagagcacagcttaggacgagagaacTGAAGCGCCTGGATTAACttgcatatctaggccataaaaGCTTGTAAATGTAAAGGTCGATGACCACACCgctgcattgcagatgtccagcatggacaaacctgctaagaaggccacagaggccaccataccccgtgtggagtgagccttgactcccatcAGTGAGGGGAGACCAGAGATGCATATGTAACAttgatagcctcaactatccaacgactaagttTCTGCTTCATTGCAGGAAAAATCCCAATTGGGGGGACCATAGCACACCAGCAGTTGGTCCATCTTTCTCCACagagcagctctgtggacgtatgtgtccagctCTCGAGCTTGATACATACAATTAGCTTCTTCTGGTCGGACTTATGGAAGGGAGGAAGGCataaggcctgcagtactattggttgtggtgtgacagagggaactttaggaacacaaCCCACTCGAGGGTATAGAAGTGCTTTGGCCATGCCGGTCGCAAAGTGAAAtgagtaggggccactgagagggcctgaagatctccatcgtggagaagtcgtggcctaatggttagagagtcggactcccaattgaaaggttgtgagttcgagtcccgggctggcaggaattgtgggtggggggagtgcatgtacagttctctctccaccttcaataccatgacttaggtgcccttgagcaaggcatcgaacccccaactgctccccgggcaccgcagcataaatggctgcccactgctccgggtgtgtgctcacagtgtgtgtgtgtgtgtgttcactgctctgtgtgtgtgcatttcggatgggttaaatgcagagcacaaattctgagtatgggtcaccatacttggctgaatgtcacgtcactttcactttcacatctctcctcagagaggtaataacCAACggatcagatgtctatctgatatatcttggATCGGCTCGAATGGAGATTTACAGAGCctcaaacaccacaaacaagtcCTAGGTGGGGGGGACACGGGACcatactggaggcctcagcctcagcgcaccatggaggaaacgtgTTAGTAGGGGGGAGATCTCCCGGGAGCAGAGCTATTGGCGAAAAACATATAGACAAAGCCTCGGCCAAATCTGTACCATAACGTCCAATctgagaggagctggatgaactagagagaaccagagggaacattgcaatgtctcttgagttgcaaagaggtccaaaaagtCTCCATATCTGTTTCACCACCTAGTGGTGAAGCCTCCATTTCCTGGGcttcggcccctgtctcgacagtatgtctgctcctacATTCAACcttccaggaatatacactgctctgagcaagaggagtttgtcctgggaccacagaaggatctggtatGCCAGCTTGTGCAAGGGGcatgaacgcagacctccctggggGATATAAGAGACCATATATCTCTTATatattgatataagagaccaacgatatgttgtcagtgcgcaccaacacatggtgacctctcaggactgggaggaaatattttaatgttcGATACACAGCTAGCATCACTAGACCACAGatcgcgggcagggtggccactcttgacagcaccccagccggtgagggatgaGTCTGTCGCTAGTGTTACacggtgacaaggagctcccagcaccaggccctgattcaagaatcaAGGTTTCTTCCATGTGTCTAAGGCACAGAGGCACCGCCGGATGACCTTGATATTTTGAAGTGGGTCCCCTCTCTGGCAAAATctcttggtcttgagccaccactgtaggggtctcatcaTTTGATTTGCTTGAAAGTTAGTATCTTGTAGCTTTCTCTGCACTTGCATCACGTTTGCCTGTCATCTGTTACTTTGAATgtggaacatttttaaaatgcaaattaaagtaatatatatctttaaagttttgaagaaaatgtaatgtatatatcATTTAGCTACATTAATATGGTGATAATGGCAATTTATGATTACATTtgcagtacatttttaaatattcagatcATTACTTTGACTCTTCggtacacttaatttttttatttaacttttattgaaatatttgtacAGCTGGAACAAGAAAACAGTAACATGAAGTAACAGCCAGATCACTGGAACCACGGAAAGACAAAAAACACAACCAACAGAGATCCGCTTATTACATATTAATGACTTAAGACTTCATTTTCTTCATAATTTCTCAGAATGGTGCTTTAGTTAGAAGCGATAGTCCTGTCGATCCAGGAGCGCAGTTGGGAGATGCGGGCGTAGACTACAGGGAAACGGGTGTCACAAGTGCTTGTTCCCCAGGAGACCGAGCCCACCAGAGACCAGACCCCTGAACGCTCACACACCAGAGGACCACCAGAATCACCCtgagaaaaaacacacatttgattTGAACAGCAGCAACACTGAGATGGTAATGTGTTTCTTGATCTGTCTTCATATACCTGGCAAGATGAGGAACCAGAGGCTCCAGCACAGATCATAGCATCAGTGATAGTGTTCTGACCCCAgatctgtttgcacacagcaggACTTATGATGGGTACACCTGTCTGCTGTAGGATCAGTGGGCTcgctaaaagagaagaaaacgtGACAAATTGTCTTGCACAGTTAACAGATGTGTTGTTATTCTCtcagtatatttttgttttacagatgACTTACTTGTGGTGGCAGTTCTACCCCAGCCAGTGGTGAAGCAGCGGGTTCCAGGCAGGATGCTGAGGGTTGATGGAGCCAGACATACAGGAGAGATACGGGGAGTCAGTGTGACTGGAGACGACAGTTTCAGCAGAGCAATGTCATTGTTGATAGTCGTCCTGCTGTAGAGCGGATGGGTGATGACCTGAACATACAGAAAAGGGGGATCAATGCTGAAAGCTGCTTTTATGAATGGTGGACTAAGATATAAGATGACTTTCTTTCTGTTATTTTAACCCTTctgtttttaaccttttttcaaatacatactgtatgtgctgAGAATTTTAAGTGCGtgctaaaagttaattttggcGACTTTTAGGAGCTTACTAGAGTGTAAATGACCTCAGAGCATCTATTttgaaaatgataataaaatattcataacttTTTTGTGAttctcactttttttatttttcagtgctttAAAATCAGGTAAGCAAATAAAGAACACAACTATATAACTATCAATACATAAGCCATTTTGTAACAGTTagtcaaatatatttgaataaatttagcatttagatcaCTCCTTTGTATAAATgacaagaaattattattattattattgataataataataataatacattttgtttaaatttttgaaTGATTTGGGTATTTCAAGGATTTTGGGTAAGACAAACGTTtgcttttaaaacaatataaacagtCAATATAGTAGGAGTCATAAAGCATTGGTTGATCACTCATTTTGATTTCGTCTCTGATCCACTGAGATCAATAAACATTGTTACCTTGGAAACTAATTTGACCTGAATGGGTTCAACACTTGAGCCACGATCATGTTCTCCAAGAATGACGCGGTGATAGCCAACCCTAAAAGGATAAAGAATAAGTCAATGGTTaaaagacagacaaaaaaaaatattttagattgttTTCAGACTGAAGACTCTTACACGACAGCGCAGTGGGCAGCAGTGAGAACCCAGTTCTGGTTGATCAGGGATCCTCCACAGAAGTGGAAACCACTGGGCAGCTGTTTCAAAGGTAAAAGCactgaaaatgtgaaatttactctttaagcaaagcagaaaaatgtttgtttgaaaaaCTGATGAGTTACCTGAAGAGAGACCTGCCAGGGCCAAGATCCAGAGATGGCATTCTGTCCATTCACAATCCTGCTGCCGATCGTCTGTGGCTTAATCGCAGGCACTCCACAACC
Coding sequences within:
- the LOC132123188 gene encoding chymotrypsin-like protease CTRL-1 isoform X1; its protein translation is MTFTIFSITCFALVASALGCGVPAIKPQTIGSRIVNGQNAISGSWPWQVSLQLPSGFHFCGGSLINQNWVLTAAHCAVVVGYHRVILGEHDRGSSVEPIQVKLVSKVITHPLYSRTTINNDIALLKLSSPVTLTPRISPVCLAPSTLSILPGTRCFTTGWGRTATTTSPLILQQTGVPIISPAVCKQIWGQNTITDAMICAGASGSSSCQGDSGGPLVCERSGVWSLVGSVSWGTSTCDTRFPVVYARISQLRSWIDRTIASN
- the LOC132123188 gene encoding chymotrypsin-like protease CTRL-1 isoform X2, coding for MTFTIFSITCFALVASALGCGVPAIKPQTIGSRIVNGQNAISGSWPWQVSLQLPSGFHFCGGSLINQNWVLTAAHCAVVVGYHRVILGEHDRGSSVEPIQVKLVSKVITHPLYSRTTINNDIALLKLSSPVTLTPRISPVCLAPSTLSILPGTRCFTTGWGRTATTSNPLILQQTGVPIISPAVCKQIWGQNTITDAMICAGASGSSSCQGDSGGPLVCERSGVWSLVGSVSWGTSTCDTRFPVVYARISQLRSWIDRTIASN